From the genome of Leptolyngbya sp. 'hensonii', one region includes:
- a CDS encoding GNAT family N-acetyltransferase, with product MVEQLQSHYTFTWTHHIADIPQTAWDGMAIPLKTPFLEWEWLYNLETSGSATAQNGWLPNHLTVWRNHQLIAAAPLYVKGHSYGEFVFDQQWADLAHRLGIRYYPKLLGMAPFTPAVGYRFLIAPDEDEESLTEMMVAEIDQFCDHNRISGCNFLYVDPNWQPLIERYGFTSWLHHSYIWQNNGFHSFEDYLALFNANQRRNIKRERRSVEHAGLRLQVLSGDEISRGLCSLMYDFYSDTCDKFGWWGSKYLTRAFFEQLYPNYRHRVVLVAAYAEADDRRPVGMSICLTKGDQLYGRYWGSIQDFDCLHFDACYYTPIDWAIRQGIQTFDPGAGGRHKKRRGFPAAPNYSLHRFYDPRLTQILQAYIRQINEMEQQEITQANAELPFKQGHPNS from the coding sequence ATTACACCTTCACCTGGACCCATCACATCGCCGATATCCCCCAAACCGCATGGGACGGGATGGCCATACCCTTGAAAACCCCCTTCCTAGAGTGGGAATGGTTGTACAATCTGGAAACTTCTGGAAGTGCCACCGCTCAAAACGGTTGGCTACCTAACCATCTCACCGTCTGGCGCAACCACCAGCTCATTGCTGCGGCCCCACTCTACGTCAAAGGTCACAGTTATGGGGAGTTTGTGTTTGATCAGCAGTGGGCCGATCTGGCCCATCGCCTGGGCATTCGCTACTACCCCAAACTTCTGGGCATGGCCCCCTTTACCCCAGCGGTGGGCTACCGGTTTCTGATCGCACCCGATGAAGATGAGGAAAGCCTGACTGAAATGATGGTGGCAGAGATCGACCAGTTCTGCGATCACAATCGCATCTCTGGCTGCAATTTTCTGTACGTCGATCCCAACTGGCAACCCCTGATCGAGCGCTACGGCTTCACCTCCTGGCTGCACCACAGTTACATCTGGCAGAACAACGGTTTTCACAGCTTTGAGGATTACCTGGCCCTCTTTAATGCCAATCAACGCCGCAATATTAAGCGGGAGCGCAGGTCGGTCGAGCATGCCGGATTGCGGCTCCAGGTGCTTTCGGGAGATGAGATTTCCAGGGGATTGTGCTCCCTGATGTACGACTTTTACAGCGATACCTGCGACAAATTTGGCTGGTGGGGCAGCAAATATCTGACCCGCGCCTTCTTCGAGCAACTGTATCCCAATTACCGTCATCGGGTGGTCTTAGTCGCAGCCTATGCTGAAGCGGACGATCGTCGGCCCGTCGGCATGTCCATCTGTTTAACCAAAGGGGATCAACTCTATGGACGCTATTGGGGCAGTATTCAAGATTTTGACTGCCTGCATTTTGATGCCTGCTACTACACCCCGATCGATTGGGCGATCCGTCAGGGCATCCAAACCTTCGATCCGGGGGCTGGGGGTCGCCACAAAAAGCGGCGGGGTTTCCCAGCCGCGCCCAATTACAGTCTGCACCGCTTTTATGACCCTCGGCTGACCCAGATTCTCCAGGCCTACATCAGGCAGATTAATGAGATGGAACAACAGGAAATTACTCAGGCGAATGCTGAATTGCCCTTCAAACAGGGGCATCCTAATAGTTAA
- a CDS encoding DUF4346 domain-containing protein — MTQVVGTTESIDDRLSRRHIELDPGGYFVIYVDRETQLICAKHYTNVINDRGLACDPETGEPIPCSGGLTRLPNAIFTGRTAKELCVKLFEETQPCPVNYLDHAAYLGREFMRAEVALVNGQEYIQD; from the coding sequence ATGACTCAGGTAGTTGGAACCACCGAATCGATTGATGACAGGCTCTCCCGACGCCACATTGAGCTGGATCCAGGCGGATACTTTGTGATCTATGTGGATCGGGAGACCCAGTTGATCTGTGCCAAGCACTATACCAATGTCATCAACGATCGGGGATTGGCCTGTGATCCTGAAACGGGAGAGCCCATTCCCTGCAGTGGTGGGCTCACTCGCCTGCCCAATGCCATTTTCACTGGCCGAACGGCCAAAGAATTGTGTGTCAAACTGTTTGAGGAAACCCAACCCTGCCCAGTAAACTATCTGGATCACGCCGCTTACCTGGGGCGAGAATTTATGCGGGCAGAAGTAGCCCTGGTGAACGGGCAGGAATACATTCAGGATTAG
- a CDS encoding response regulator produces MATEITVITQLSYHLLRLHQQQATGELVITPAHASAGQWHLYFYLGRLVYATGGHHRVRRWYRILKQHCPALLTNKTLMNLEATEEPWEMHHLNYALRQGWITATQVKSMISSSVKEVVFAFVDQEAPKTEWRPGKFISQPSIFLSIEQVLQEARDLRDQWQKGGLKHLQDLLTLFSPDMAPQLKHPERLKSQVSETAYQSLTKLMNGKQTLWDVSVHMQKPLPVLIRSLLPLLHQGVIELKTVPDFPAPVLRNRQLTSPSSLTRKGLIACIDDSPVIGEVLDSMLAPLGYEVFTILNPLQGIATLLERKPDLIFLDLVMPNTNGYELCSFLRKTSTFQNTPIVILTGHDGVIDRVRAKLVGASEFLGKPPELAKVLQVLDKQLGKATASPVTDEAVLNPHLATT; encoded by the coding sequence ATGGCTACTGAGATAACTGTAATTACCCAACTGTCCTACCACCTGCTGCGGCTTCATCAACAGCAGGCTACAGGAGAGCTTGTCATTACACCGGCCCATGCATCCGCAGGCCAGTGGCATCTGTACTTTTATCTGGGTCGATTGGTCTACGCCACAGGGGGTCATCACCGGGTTAGACGATGGTACCGGATCCTGAAACAGCATTGTCCAGCATTGCTGACGAACAAAACTTTGATGAACCTGGAGGCTACAGAAGAACCCTGGGAGATGCATCATCTAAACTATGCCCTGCGCCAGGGCTGGATCACGGCTACCCAGGTCAAATCAATGATCAGCAGCAGTGTGAAAGAAGTCGTTTTTGCTTTTGTGGATCAGGAAGCTCCAAAGACGGAGTGGCGTCCCGGCAAGTTTATTTCCCAACCCAGCATATTTCTCTCGATCGAGCAGGTTTTGCAGGAGGCCCGAGATCTGCGGGACCAGTGGCAAAAAGGCGGGTTGAAGCATTTACAAGATTTGCTGACTCTCTTTTCCCCTGATATGGCTCCCCAACTCAAACACCCCGAGCGGCTGAAGTCTCAGGTTTCTGAGACAGCCTATCAGAGTTTAACGAAGCTGATGAATGGCAAACAGACTCTGTGGGATGTTTCAGTTCACATGCAGAAACCACTGCCCGTTTTGATTCGCTCTCTATTGCCGCTCCTCCATCAAGGGGTAATCGAACTGAAGACAGTTCCTGATTTTCCAGCTCCTGTCCTCCGCAATCGCCAGCTTACATCCCCATCTTCTTTGACCAGAAAAGGATTGATCGCCTGCATTGACGATAGTCCAGTCATTGGGGAGGTTCTGGACAGCATGCTTGCCCCCCTCGGCTATGAAGTGTTCACGATTCTCAACCCCCTTCAGGGAATTGCCACCCTGCTGGAACGCAAACCCGATCTGATTTTTCTGGATCTGGTCATGCCCAACACCAATGGGTATGAACTTTGCAGTTTTCTGCGTAAAACGTCAACGTTCCAAAATACCCCAATCGTGATTCTGACCGGTCACGATGGCGTTATCGATCGGGTCAGGGCCAAATTAGTCGGGGCCTCTGAATTTCTGGGGAAACCCCCAGAACTGGCGAAGGTCCTACAAGTTCTGGACAAACAACTGGGAAAGGCCACTGCTTCCCCAGTTACTGACGAGGCGGTACTCAACCCTCATCTCGCGACAACCTGA
- a CDS encoding response regulator: MTTVLVVEDTLTQAEVMVGALRQAGFNTIAVTSSEDARIKLNQQKPDLVILDVVLPGESGFELCREIKENPETNSIPVVICSTKNGEMDKFWGLKQGASSYLTKPIEPAELVRTVRLLTP; encoded by the coding sequence ATGACTACCGTTCTTGTTGTTGAAGATACCCTGACCCAAGCAGAAGTAATGGTTGGCGCATTGCGGCAAGCCGGTTTTAACACGATCGCCGTCACCAGCAGTGAAGATGCCCGCATCAAACTCAATCAGCAAAAGCCCGATCTGGTAATTCTGGATGTCGTCCTGCCTGGAGAGAGTGGTTTTGAACTCTGCCGGGAAATCAAAGAAAACCCGGAAACCAACAGTATCCCAGTGGTCATTTGTTCCACTAAAAACGGTGAAATGGACAAGTTTTGGGGGCTAAAACAGGGCGCTTCTTCCTACCTGACAAAACCGATTGAGCCTGCGGAACTGGTCCGAACCGTGAGACTATTGACCCCCTGA